In the genome of Candoia aspera isolate rCanAsp1 chromosome 1, rCanAsp1.hap2, whole genome shotgun sequence, one region contains:
- the E2F8 gene encoding transcription factor E2F8 → MDKENKENQCFGAPESPVKTPLKQTATPNWLLAEVQPTAPDHLTTPPKPDESSSGDPWTPTSNLKMLISAASPEIRNREQEKKKSDGKSESLEDHLSGDEYEKSQPSRKEKSLGLLCHKFLARYPSYPNFSKNNEICLDEVAEDLNIERRRIYDIMNVLESLHMVSRLAKNRYSWHGRHNLKKTLQVLKKVAEKNKYLQQIELIKKGKIGQETGNIGQNIESMPKHARPNYHTDFVELPGMELQAASVNSRKDKSLRVMSQKFVMLFLMSTPQVVSLEVAAKSLIGEDHFESLDKSKFKTKIRRLYDIANVLSSLELIKKVHIMEEKGRKPAFKWIGPDVFSDTKDTEPKLDAASPPLEGKSCKEHCSKNLFPTSNKQNFTRHPSLIRLARSEQNDQRKSRSAPSSPVKNHSGPDPSPFPSKMAQLAAICKQQLDEQSRYISMELEKVKKKLEHTSPSEFCLKSKAGLLPSQAAILSLTSNSELPATLPPVLSSVPCAVYLNPSHVQVVTTYSPNYMPHPVSATNVVESKSPVEANSQVAPAGTFTKDSSNTWEKAEDLQLRLTKEPDGTTDDLMPGKCFKRSNLLLEDTPIKKCKSEEVELHDSLLGESVKNKNHQTSVALHLNQEVLISPVTKQNKHVPTEVEFRCEQKKQGDVFKYDKVGIAQEMPPGFAASIPKDIKVTSEVAVSGKEKTELYAVEKKSHDSSILGNVFSCNSVLSFFFAIGRIPVTSSFPTFHITPLNLMLPPPSVATTSSGNGSAVSSVHVNPTQSQSTLVLNIMLQQLPANVQMSADHVHQSAFICQGAEHVSPVPVSVRLQQATVLQNVLLRDNHDLHGELVPTTTQETTVPVTFKDSKKGHETPSEPGLDPGFH, encoded by the exons ATGGATAAAGAAAACAAG GAAAATCAATGTTTTGGAGCACCTGAAAGCCCAGTGAAAACACCTCTGAAACAAACGGCAACCCCCAACTGGCTTTTGGCAGAGGTCCAGCCTACTGCTCCTGACCATCTGACCACACCACCAAAGCCCGATGAAAGTTCTTCTGGTGATCCATGGACCCCGACCTCTAACCTTAAAATGCTGATTAGTGCAGCTAGTCCTGAGATTAGAAAtcgagaacaggaaaaaaaaaagtcagatggtAAAAGTGAAAGCCTTGAg GATCATTTGTCAGGAGATGAGTATGAAAAGTCTCAACCAAGCCGTAAAGAGAAGAGCCTTGGATTGCTATGTCATAAATTCTTAGCCCGCTATCCCAGTTATCCTAACttttctaaaaataatgaaatatgccTTGATGAGGTAGCGGAAGATCTAA ATATTGAGCGCAGGCGCATCTATGACATAATGAATGTATTAGAAAGTCTTCACATGGTGAGCCGACTTGCCAAAAACAGGTATTCCTGGCATGGGCGTCATAATCTTAAAAAAACACTGCAGGTTTTGAAAAAAGTAGCTGAGAAAAACAAGTACTTGCAAcaaattgaactgattaaaaaaggaaaaattgggcAAGAGACTGGAAATATTGGCCAGAACATTGAATCGATGCCAAAGCATGCTAGGCCAAATTATCATACAGACTTTGTGGAACTTCCTGGAATGGAGCTTCAAGCAG CTTCAGTAAATAGTCGTAAAGACAAGTCTTTAAGAGTGATGAGTCAGAAATTTGTAATGTTGTTTCTTATGTCAACTCCCCAAGTTGTGAGCCTTGAAGTTGCTGCTAAAAGTTTGATTGGCGAAGACCATTTTGAATCATTGGataaaagcaagtttaaaa CTAAAATCCGAAGACTCTATGATATTGCTAATGTTCTCAGTAGCCTTGAGCTCATCAAGAAGGTTCACATTATGGAAGAGAAGGGCCGCAAGCCAGCATTTAAATGGATAGGGCCAGATGTTTTTTCTGATACTAAAG ATACTGAGCCAAAACTGGATGCAGCCTCACCTCCTTTGGAAGGTAAATCTTGTAAAGAGCATTGTTCCAAGAATCTCTTCCCTACTAGTAACAAACAAAATTTCACACGGCATCCATCTTTGATAAGACTGGCAAGGAGTGAACAAAATGATCAGAGAAAGAGCCGTTCTGCTCCAAGCAGCCCTGTCAAAAATCATTCAG gtCCAGATCCTTCACCTTTTCCAAGCAAGATGGCTCAACTTGCAGCAATATGCAAGCAACAATTAGATGAACAATCAAGATATATTTCTAT GGAATTggaaaaggtaaaaaagaaattggaacacaCTTCACCTTCTGAATTTTGTTTGAAGTCCAAAGCAGGCTTGTTGCCTTCTCAAGCTGCAATCTTATCCCTGACCTCCAACTCAGAGTTACCAGCCACGCTTCCCCCTGTCCTTTCTAGTGTACCATGTGCAGTATATCTGAATCCATCCCACGTACAGGTAGTGACAACATACAGTCCAAATTACATGCCACACCCTGTTTCTGCTACTAATGTGGTTGAAAGTAAGTCTCCTGTGGAAGCTAATTCACAGGTAGCTCCTGCTGGAACATTTACTAAAGACAGTTCTAATACTTGGGAAAAGGCTGAAGATCTGCAACTCAGGCTAACTAAGGAACCAGATGGAACAACAGATGACTTGATGCCtgggaaatgttttaaaagatctAACCTGTTACTAGAGGACACTCCAATTAAAAAATGTAAGAGTGAAGAGGTGGAGCTTCACGATTCACTGTTG GGTGAGTCTGTTAAGAATAAAAACCACCAGACTTCTGTAGCTTTGCATCTAAATCAGGAAGTCTTAATTTCACCagtaacaaagcaaaataaacatgTACCCACAGAAGTGGAATTCAGGTGTGAACAGAAGAAGCAGGGAGATGTTTTTAAGTATGATAAAGTTGGCATAGCACAGGAAATGCCTCCAGGATTTGCAGCTTCTATACCCAAG GACATCAAGGTCACCAGTGAAGTAGCTGTGTCCGGTAAGGAGAAAACTGAGTTGTATGCAGTGGAAAAGAAATCCCATGATTCTTCTATTCTAGGTAA TGTGTTCTCTTGTAATAGCgtgttatctttcttttttgccaTAGGTCGAATTCCAGTGACATCTAGTTTCCCTACTTTTCATATAACACCTCTTAACCTAATGCTACCACCACCTTCTGTAGCAACCACATCCTCAGGGAATGGTAGTGCTGTTTCTTCAGTCCATGTTAATCCTACTCAGTCTCAGAGCACCTTAGTTCTGAATATTATGCTACAACAGTTGCCAGCCAATGTACAGATGTCTGCAGATCATGTACATCAATCTGCTTTCATTTGTCAGGGAGCAGAACATGTTAGTCCTGTCCCAGTAAGTGTAAGATTGCAGCAAGCGACTGTATTGCAGAATGTCTTACTAAGGGATAACCATGACTTACATGGAGAATTGGTTCCAACTACTACTCAGGAG ACCACTGTTCCTGTAACATTCAAAGATTCTAAGAAAGGCCATGAAACACCAAGTGAGCCAGGCCTAGATCCTGGCTTTCATTAA